In Topomyia yanbarensis strain Yona2022 unplaced genomic scaffold, ASM3024719v1 HiC_scaffold_73, whole genome shotgun sequence, one DNA window encodes the following:
- the LOC131696108 gene encoding mucin-17-like isoform X3 produces the protein MDDDNEYKDGDTVWVKLSYCWWPGEVLAGERLTEEFLSTLKRRPLVVVKFFDEDSYEFVKNTNFIYKYNCARKHEFLRKGLEQYRTKNKHMEKFPSDVMHAERATGGDPNIVNSTDYLPQKRENYAALFQPDKSKGKGKIGNTVTTPRPGKKTGSPSKIIPVIPVRKHEVRILAQASSSTGIGTSRRSVPSASSTPSLSQPSSLASTPRLPTPYQSLNSSTDLGTPIGSATALNSSASPAHTYNCHKCGFSSGRQNVILVHIKYCRAVPMVPLSVPPPRAPKAVALTPDKKIHEQSPVKTPTPVDAQELVTEVEIIQDPEELVEVIQVIELPRGRTSRTSRVAATTVTPKTSDRRRNRGRGKAVTSMTLENDGKMDVSTEVAEESIVEEVSNVELKHVSVSPGDKSEKDFKSKPDVELKNELLADWSEDEQDDQEGDLSKEDKSSKKGTPTFEGSRSAIAEAVALNSNTTDNSLDKSTESSPQLSSPVSSGATIKYRNIPKKQKREFIEVTNDQPVITPGGAIEKSSSESSISTAATCGESLSAPDKTPTSSESIAVERPISAKQRILDRATRGSSKSVSSDELKPESPTKVVAMESQPIAAEESRKEISCFDFKEEEDEEVVLSKSPRRSLSNKRDTSLELSTSVMLDDEKERAKKDAQLKNEIDSLLCEAIVPTLPELPGGTKMPSPGPSSSSTEVTPQSKEDRTLPPKERGKRIFKTRNKIIENEAIALEQSKAIVMDFVKKSHEQELAELREQQEAEAKLTSESPTTTNDDSQESIVSIEPTRFENSQFAAIKAKRAKLQQAQKFSVSTPTKVDTPQESAVSSSNETKATETDSLPVSISKNQVALESLQKTPSVSPPISKGRKGKQRKSGTPVVEEEKPIEQTKPETVSPLVDEATPKIRKKRAGELENLDLASLDTPRSRRGRGVKTDEPVFLAEQEPVALKDEPVVAVAAEKHRRTKRAKTDEEEIDVSKMKVAGEQQTIESACAPEELKEETKTSSRSRRSKQLQQQSADSTADMPIEPETAAVETVEKEPEAEILSITKQQPIKMIIKSKGRKSNSELVYDPVVVSPEPNDEVKDKLPKSPKSSKRKKTPVEEDQPMSEVVLNSDKLVGTKPLKLKRPKFRNDLSITADELPKMPAGPSATDLQIAEALIHLPEAAPPKLIVLDQEMAETKANSSSPVQSTAKSINPRKRHLQTHLLSAVETQDLSKTGDNVGIPDKKKRDTIEVVNVAAIVVAEPVVVKPINDRQSTDDDKFDIDNIPIVMDDSELLDDTTISTTTNANSMKLTTPVAVDNEDDDDIKLISTTKPMTKKIVIVKSSNGSAKVIPAREKPSDLVSAVPRKSHTIKSTTVTISPPVDRLSPKAVRSPTHSPPIRSAQLVQSSSGGQIVITSKGTVLTTQSPATSSAKSHAAVTPQTQITHSTSKSPIVSSVCSVSTISSSTSKSLPVSSSSASPRSSSNLTSSIKVKSPIRICVQSQEIIHPPTKPRILAKSSDVLPVTQKVDLSQPRKTSPSIAPPKKALIKKLSEGGSSVGKPLFSTSKGAPITPQTATTSAVSPGKKGHRVIKISPQKLKEFTRLGMVEDKGQGKVLTASGMKKFRQEQHLLQQQQQQQQHQSISKSVKTDKVSRADSIDEEPSTSTPTPPPPSDNQAEVVVAAAADSSVKEIPTIQSETEESPEVTPAESCTQSPAKPASPTAEATSEPVSTEENEADAAVIDEPEPDSEYVDTATGELAPAEIETSEASESIPATAVATEAPVEAAESGSNVQESSQLIAVPAENFGGPANLFYLCSVREEGFVPVNNELLYLDSSNQLVALPEQASVEDIVNQAEVLEIPVGSDQATMVAAAAGDIEGAMEGQQNILLNTQDGQQIILDQQSLMALAAGGDTSQLLTPDGQQILLQGNILIDEIDPETDS, from the exons AGTACTCGCTGGTGAACGTCTGACGGAGGAGTTTCTGTCCACGCTCAAACGCCGACCGCTTGTTGTGGTAAAATTCTTCGATGAAGATTCATA CGAATttgtaaaaaacacaaatttcatCTATAAATATAACTGTGCCCGAAAACATGAATTTCTTCGGAAGGGATTGG AACAATATCGCACCAAGAACAAACATATGGAAAAATTTCCATCTGACGTTATGCATGCCGAGCGAGCGACCGGAGGCGACCCGAATATTGTCAATTCTACCGATTATTTGCCTCAGAAACGGGAAAACTATGCTGCTCTTTTCCAGCCGGACAAATCTAAGGGAAAAGGAAAAATTGGTAACACAG TAACGACACCGCGCCCAGGCAAGAAAACCGGATCACCGAGCAAAATTATACCGGTTATTCCGGTACGTAAGCATGAAGTTCGTATTCTGGCCCAGGCTTCATCATCCACCGGTATCGGAACCAGTCGCCGAAGTGTACCGTCCGCTTCGTCAACACCATCTTTAAGCCAGCCATCGTCCCTGGCGTCTACTCCAAGACTGCCTACCCCGTACCAGTCTCTTAATTCATCTACAGATCTAGGAACGCCTATTGGCTCTGCGACGGCGCTGAATAGTTCTGCTTCACCGGCACATACCTATAACTGTCATAAATGTGGATTCTCAAGTGGCCGCCAGAATGTGATTTTGGTACATATCAAGTACTGTCGGGCTGTTCCGATGGTACCTTTGAGTGTTCCACCGCCTAGAG CACCGAAAGCCGTTGCTCTCACTCCCGACAAGAAAATCCATGAGCAGAGCCCCGTCAAAACGCCAACTCCAGTAGATGCACAGGAACTTGTTACTGAAGTCGAAATCATTCAAGACCCGGAAGAGCTGGTAGAAGTTATCCAGGTGATAGAACTTCCACGTGGCCGAACTAGCCGTACTTCTAGGGTGGCTGCAACGACAGTCACCCCGAAAACATCTGACCGTCGAAGGAATCGTGGTCGCGGAAAGGCAGTTACTTCAATGACTCTAGAAAACGATGGTAAGATGGACGTTTCAACGGAAGTGGCCGAGGAATCGATCGTTGAGGAAGTATCCAACGTGGAATTGAAGCATGTTTCAGTATCTCCTGGAGACAAATCCGAGAAAGATTTTAAAAGCAAACCGGATGTGGAGCTGAAGAATGAACTTCTGGCAGATTGGAGCGAGGATGAGCAGGATGACCAAGAAGGCGACTTGTCAAAAGAAGATAAGAGTTCAAAAAAAGGTACACCTACATTTGAAGGGAGTCGTTCTGCCATCGCTGAGGCAGTCGCTCTGAATTCGAATACAACGGATAACAGTTTGGATAAATCTACAGAGTCTTCTCCACAACTATCGTCACCTGTTTCGTCCGGAGCTACAATCAAATATCGCAATATTCCGAAGAAACAAAAACGAGAATTCATCGAAGTAACAAATGATCAACCGGTTATCACACCCGGAGGCGCGATCGAAAAGTCCTCCAGTGAGAGTAGTATCAGCACGGCAGCGACTTGTGGTGAATCTCTCAGTGCTCCGGACAAAACGCCGACGTCAAGTGAAAGTATAGCTGTGGAACGTCCCATCAGTGCTAAGCAAAGAATTTTAGACCGAGCTACCCGTGGTTCCAGCAAATCTGTCAGCAGTGATGAGCTTAAGCCGGAATCACCAACAAAGGTTGTAGCTATGGAATCTCAACCCATAGCGGCGGAGGAATCTAGAAAGGAAATTTCCTGTTTTGATTTTAAGGAAGAGGAGGATGAGGAAGTGGTCCTCAGCAAATCCCCCAGGAGATCTCTTTCCAACAAGCGTGATACTTCTCTAGAGCTCAGCACCAGCGTAATGCTAGATGACGAGAaggaaagagcaaaaaaggatgcccaattgaaaaatgaaattgattcgCTTTTGTGTGAAGCCATTGTTCCTACATTACCAGAATTACCGGGGGGCACAAAAATGCCTTCCCCGGGACCATCTTCCTCTTCAACGGAAGTAACTCCACAATCAAAGGAAGATCGTACTCTTCCACCGAAGGAACGTGGTAAGCGAATCTTCAAGACACGaaataaaataatcgaaaatGAAGCCATAGCCTTGGAACAGTCTAAGGCGATTGTGATGGATTTTGTCAAAAAATCACACGAGCAAGAACTAGCGGAActccgcgagcagcaggaagcTGAAGCGAAACTAACCTCAGAGTCTCCAACCACAACCAACGACGACTCTCAGGAATCGATTGTCTCGATCGAACCAACTAGATTTGAGAACTCACAGTTTGCAGCTATCAAAGCCAAACGAGCAAAACTTCAGCAGGCGCAAAAATTCTCAGTGTCCACACCCACAAAGGTTGACACGCCTCAAGAATCAGCGGTCAGCTCTAGTAACGAAACAAAAGCCACAGAGACAGACTCTCTACCGGTATCGATAAGTAAGAACCAGGTAGCTTTGGAATCATTACAAAAGACCCCGAGTGTTTCTCCACCGATCAGCAAGGGCCGTAAAGGCAAACAACGAAAGTCTGGCACCCCTGTCGTGGAAGAAGAGAAGCCTATAGAGCAGACGAAGCCAGAGACGGTATCGCCTCTTGTCGATGAAGCAACTCCCAAAATAcgaaagaagagagctggagaGCTGGAAAATCTCGATTTGGCGTCTCTCGATACTCCGCGTTCGCGTAGAGGTAGAGGAGTAAAAACCGATGAGCCAGTGTTTCTAGCTGAACAGGAACCTGTTGCACTGAAAGATGAGCCGGTAGTTGCAGTTGCGGCCGAGAAGCACCGAAGAACTAAGCGAGCCAAAACAGACGAAGAAGAGATTGATGTGTCAAAGATGAAAGTCGCCGGCGAACAGCAAACGATTGAGTCAGCTTGTGCGCCTGAAGAACTAAAAGAAGAAACTAAGACCAGTAGCAGGTCTAGGCGATCAAAACAGCTGCAACAGCAATCAGCAGATTCTACAGCCGATATGCCAATTGAGCCTGAAACAGCCGCTGTTGAGACTGTTGAGAAAGAACCGGAAGCAGAAATTCTTTCCATCACCAAACAGCAGCCcattaaaatgattataaaatcaAAGGGCAGAAAATCAAACTCCGAGCTTGTTTATGATCCGGTCGTTGTATCGCCTGAGCCAAACGATGAGGTTAAGGATAAATTGCCAAAGTCTCCGAAAAGTTCGAAGAGGAAAAAGACCCCAGTGGAAGAAGACCAGCCAATGTCCGAGGTTGTGCTTAACAGTGATAAACTTGTGGGAACTAAACCGCTGAAATTGAAACGACCCAAATTCAGAAATGATCTTTCCATTACCGCAGATGAGCTCCCCAAAATGCCTGCGGGTCCCAGTGCAACTGATCTACAAATTGCTGAGGCTTTGATACATCTTCCCGAAGCTGCTCCACCCAAGCTCATCGTTCTGGACCAGGAAATGGCTGAAACGAAAGCCAATAGTAGTTCTCCGGTACAATCAACTGCAAAGAGCATCAACCCTCGGAAACGACATCTACAGACTCACCTTCTGAGTGCTGTTGAAACGCAAGACCTGTCCAAAACCGGTGATAATGTTGGCATTCCAGATAAAAAGAAGCGAGATACAATCGAAGTAGTCAATGTTGCTGCCATCGTTGTTGCCGAACCGGTCGTGGTCAAGCCGATCAATGATAGACAATCGACAGATGATGATAAATTCGACATTGATAACATCCCCATTGTAATGGATGACAGTGAGTTGTTAGACGATACAACCATTTCAACTACAACCAACGCAAACAGCATGAAATTAACGACCCCAGTTGCAGTCGATAACGAAGACGACGATGATATTAAGTTGATCTCTACGACGAAGCCCATGACGAAAAAGATTGTGATCGTTAAAAGCAGCAACGGTTCAGCGAAAGTTATTCCAGCTCGTGAAAAGCCAAGCGATCTTGTTTCGGCGGTTCCTAGAAAAAGTCACACTATAAAATCCACCACCGTTACTATCAGTCCTCCGGTGGATCGACTGTCGCCGAAAGCTGTGCGATCACCTACCCATTCACCCCCGATACGATCAGCTCAGCTAGTCCAATCTAGCAGTGGAGGCCAGATTGTGATTACTAGTAAAGGAACCGTGTTGACCACGCAATCTCCAGCCACTTCTTCAGCCAAGAGTCATGCAGCGGTTACACCTCAAACACAGATCACGCATTCAACATCTAAAAGCCCAATTGTTTCATCAGTTTGTAGCGTGAGCACCATCAGTAGCTCAACATCTAAGTCGCTTCCGGTGTCATCCAGTTCTGCTAGTCCACGAAGCAGTAGCAATCTTACGAGTTCTATAAAAGTGAAATCCCCTATCAGAATCTGTGTGCAATCCCAAGAAATCATTCATCCACCAACAAAGCCACGGATTTTGGCTAAATCTAGTGATGTTTTGCCAGTTACTCAAAAAGTAGACTTGTCGCAACCGCGGAAAACTTCACCTAGTATCGCTCCACCAAAGAAAGCACTGATTAAGAAGCTCTCAGAGGGTGGTTCGTCCGTTGGTAAACCACTGTTTTCAACTTCCAAAGGGGCACCTATAACACCCCAAACAGCAACTACCTCGGCTGTGAGTCCCGGGAAGAAGGGTCATCGAGTGATTAAGATATCTCCCCAGAAACTGAAAGAGTTCACGCGTCTTGGGATGGTTGAAGATAAGGGCCAAGGCAAAGTACTGACAGCAAGCGGTATGAAAAAATTCCGACAAGAGCAGCACCTGcttcaacaacagcagcagcaacaacaacatcaGTCGATATCTAAATCAGTTAAAACGGACAAAGTTTCTCGAGCAGATTCGATCGATGAGGAACCATCAACATCCACCCCGACACCTCCCCCACCAAGTGACAACCAAGCGGAAGTGGTTgttgcagcagcagcagatTCATCAGTAAAAGAAATTCCTACGATACAATCGGAAACCGAAGAATCCCCCGAAGTGACGCCTGCTGAATCGTGCACACAATCACCAGCGAAACCAGCATCTCCCACAGCCGAAGCAACTTCCGAACCAGTATCCACTGAAGAAAACGAAGCCGACGCTGCCGTTATCGATGAACCAGAACCAGACAGTGAATATGTAGATACAGCTACGGGAGAACTAGCTCCCGCAGAAATAGAAACgtcggaagcaagtgaatcCATCCCAGCAACTGCGGTTGCAACGGAAGCACCAGTTGAGGCGGCAGAATCCGGTTCCAATGTACAAGAATCATCCCAACTGATAGCCGTCCCGGCCGAAAACTTTGGAGGCCCTGCCAATCTTTTCTATCTGTGTTCGGTTCGAGAAGAAGGCTTCGTCCCCGTCAATAACGAGCTGCTGTATTTGGATTCCTCCAATCAATTGGTCGCTCTACCGGAGCAAGCCTCGGTGGAGGATATTGTCAATCAAGCCGAGGTGCTAGAGATTCCAGTCGGCAGCGATCAGGCAACGATGGTGGCAGCCGCTGCAGGTGATATTGAAGGCGCGATGGAAGGCCAACAGAATATCCTCCTCAACACCCAGGATGGGCAACAAATCATTTTAGATCAGCAAAGTCTGATGGCACTGGCAGCCGGTGGGGATACCTCACAGCTGCTCACTCCCGATGGTCAACAGATTCTATTGCAAG GTAACATATTGATTGATGAAATTGATCCGGAAACGGATTCATAA